One Oncorhynchus masou masou isolate Uvic2021 chromosome 18, UVic_Omas_1.1, whole genome shotgun sequence DNA window includes the following coding sequences:
- the LOC135504577 gene encoding uncharacterized protein LOC135504577 isoform X2, with protein sequence MSYRTPNFTMQQKLYFLQRIQGVVHTVQDFRKDTNTTVHRNAVWAEVVEAFNAAFPDRPPSSVGTMKTLWKRLKVESRQALHRRQEQVVAGMPVTALTEVQREITAMVPNLISNQDDMDGEVGYTGLRPGSPTAVTCTAATSGSDQDDADNSHNEESESKDQVAMSIGIASFTALAGSDGPLRIPFSTSQPNASTLTHSETSWSGTSPSFLPPPIPSASSSSLFTSCPVNFDLPYVPRAAPQPLTSLAAGRGSDDPRYVPRMLELSELEHEQRMRVLQMEQKVLEDKRKAVRQKEKAYRLKKRYYQAKLKKMGEEVRPCSSSEDTEGDDQII encoded by the exons ATGTCGTACCGCACGCCCAATTTCACCATGCAGCAGAAGCTCTACTTCCTGCAGAGGATCCAGGGTGTGGTGCACACAGTCCAGGACTTCAGGAAGGACACCAACACTACTGTGCACCGCAACGCCGTGTGGGCCGAGGTGGTAGAAGCCTTCAACGCTGCCTTCCCCGACCGGCCACCGAGCTCGGTAGGCACCATGAAGACCCTGTGGAAGAGGCTGAAGGTGGAGAGCCGCCAGGCGCTGCATCGGCGTCAGGAGCAGGTGGTCGCCGGCATGCCTGTCACGGCCCTGACCGAGGTTCAACGGGAGATTACGGCCATGGTACCCAACCTCATCTCCAACCAGGACGACATGGACGGAGAAGTGGGCTACACCGGCCTCAGGCCTGGCTCCCCCACAGCAG TGACGTGTACTGCAGCGACCAGTGGGAGTGACCAGGACGATGCTGATAACAGTCACAATGAG GAGAGCGAGAGTAAAGACCAGGTAGCCATGAGCATCGGCATCGCCTCCTTCACGGCACTAGCAGGAAGTGACGGACCCCTCCGGATCCCCTTCTCCACCAGCCAGCCCAACGCCTCCACTCTCACCCACAGTGAAACCTCCTGGTCTGGGACATCCCCGTCCTTCCTCCCTCCGCCCATCCCATCTGCCTCATCCTCCAGCCTGTTCACCTCTTGCCCCGTGAACTTTGACCTGCCCTACGTCCCCCGGGCCGCCCCGCAACCCCTCACTTCTCTGGCAGCAGGGCGGGGGTCTGATGACCCACGGTACGTGCCACGCATGCTGGAACTGTCGGAGTTGGAACATGAGCAGAGGATGAGAGTCCTACAGATGGAACAGAAGGTTTTAGAAGACAAGAGGAAGGCGGTGAGGCAGAAAGAGAAAGCCTACAGGCTAAAAAAGAGATACTACCAGGCTAAGCTGAAGAAGATGGGGGAAGAGGTACGACCGTGCTCGAGTAGCGAGGACACTGAGGGCGATGATCAAATAATTTGA
- the LOC135504577 gene encoding uncharacterized protein LOC135504577 isoform X1, translating into MSYRTPNFTMQQKLYFLQRIQGVVHTVQDFRKDTNTTVHRNAVWAEVVEAFNAAFPDRPPSSVGTMKTLWKRLKVESRQALHRRQEQVVAGMPVTALTEVQREITAMVPNLISNQDDMDGEVGYTGLRPGSPTADGSNLCLAVCLCDLVTCTAATSGSDQDDADNSHNEESESKDQVAMSIGIASFTALAGSDGPLRIPFSTSQPNASTLTHSETSWSGTSPSFLPPPIPSASSSSLFTSCPVNFDLPYVPRAAPQPLTSLAAGRGSDDPRYVPRMLELSELEHEQRMRVLQMEQKVLEDKRKAVRQKEKAYRLKKRYYQAKLKKMGEEVRPCSSSEDTEGDDQII; encoded by the exons ATGTCGTACCGCACGCCCAATTTCACCATGCAGCAGAAGCTCTACTTCCTGCAGAGGATCCAGGGTGTGGTGCACACAGTCCAGGACTTCAGGAAGGACACCAACACTACTGTGCACCGCAACGCCGTGTGGGCCGAGGTGGTAGAAGCCTTCAACGCTGCCTTCCCCGACCGGCCACCGAGCTCGGTAGGCACCATGAAGACCCTGTGGAAGAGGCTGAAGGTGGAGAGCCGCCAGGCGCTGCATCGGCGTCAGGAGCAGGTGGTCGCCGGCATGCCTGTCACGGCCCTGACCGAGGTTCAACGGGAGATTACGGCCATGGTACCCAACCTCATCTCCAACCAGGACGACATGGACGGAGAAGTGGGCTACACCGGCCTCAGGCCTGGCTCCCCCACAGCAG ATGGTTCCaatctctgtctcgctgtctgcctCTGTGACCTAGTGACGTGTACTGCAGCGACCAGTGGGAGTGACCAGGACGATGCTGATAACAGTCACAATGAG GAGAGCGAGAGTAAAGACCAGGTAGCCATGAGCATCGGCATCGCCTCCTTCACGGCACTAGCAGGAAGTGACGGACCCCTCCGGATCCCCTTCTCCACCAGCCAGCCCAACGCCTCCACTCTCACCCACAGTGAAACCTCCTGGTCTGGGACATCCCCGTCCTTCCTCCCTCCGCCCATCCCATCTGCCTCATCCTCCAGCCTGTTCACCTCTTGCCCCGTGAACTTTGACCTGCCCTACGTCCCCCGGGCCGCCCCGCAACCCCTCACTTCTCTGGCAGCAGGGCGGGGGTCTGATGACCCACGGTACGTGCCACGCATGCTGGAACTGTCGGAGTTGGAACATGAGCAGAGGATGAGAGTCCTACAGATGGAACAGAAGGTTTTAGAAGACAAGAGGAAGGCGGTGAGGCAGAAAGAGAAAGCCTACAGGCTAAAAAAGAGATACTACCAGGCTAAGCTGAAGAAGATGGGGGAAGAGGTACGACCGTGCTCGAGTAGCGAGGACACTGAGGGCGATGATCAAATAATTTGA